A genome region from Eretmochelys imbricata isolate rEreImb1 chromosome 8, rEreImb1.hap1, whole genome shotgun sequence includes the following:
- the RGS8 gene encoding regulator of G-protein signaling 8 isoform X2 codes for MDALLIPWRNRGMRTRLGCLSHKSDSCNDFTAILPDKPNRALKRLSTEEATRWADSFDSLLSHKYGVAAFRAFLKTEFSEENLEFWLACEEFKKTRSTTKLASKAHRIFEEFIDVQAPREVNIDFQTREVTRNNVQEPSLSCFDQAQGKVRSLMEKDSYPRFLRSKIYTDLLTQTQRRLS; via the exons ATGGATGCTTTACTGATTCCATGGAG GAACAGAGGGATGAGAACTCGCCTGGGCTGCCTGTCTCACAAATCAGACTCATGTAATGATTTCACAGCCATTCTTCCAGATAAGCCCAACCGGGCTTTGAA aAGATTATCAACAGAAGAAGCCACAAGATGGGCAGATTCGTTTGACAGTCTCTTGTCCCATAAAT ATGGGGTGGCTGCATTCCGCGCCTTCCTGAAGACAGAGTTCAGCGAGGAGAATctggagttttggctggcctgtgAGGAGTTCAAAAAGACCCGGTCGACAACCAAACTGGCATCCAAAGCCCACAGGATCTTTGAAGAATTCATTGATGTGCAAGCTCCTCGAGAG GTGAACATAGACTTCCAGACACGAGAGGTGACAAGAAATAATGTGCAGGAGCCCTCACTATCTTGCTTTGACCAGGCCCAGGGGAAAGTGCGCAGCCTCATGGAGAAAGACTCTTACCCCAGGTTCCTGAGATCCAAAATTTACACAGACCTGCTGACCCAAACCCAGAGGAGGCTCAGCTAG